AAGAAAAATTTGCGCGATGGGTGTTCGTGCTTCACGCTGGGTAACCATGCATGGATTTGCTCTAAACGTTAATGTCGATTTGGGTTATTTTGACAACATTATTCCCTGTGGAATTCGTGGCAAAGCCGTTACTTCTTTACAGGTAGAACTAGGTGTTGAAAAAGTTGATGAAGCTGAAGTAAAAACCAAAATAGTAAAACATTTGGCGAGTTTGTTTGAAGCTGAATTTGTTTAAAATCTGTCATTTTTCTCTGTAACCATTTAGCTCCTAATTCAGTTTAGCAACAGCCATATCTCTTTTCTGGAAGCATTTTATAATATCAAAACCTAGTCAAATCCTCTTTTCTAAATATGTCTAAATTCTATTTTATTTGTTATATTTCTGTTTAATAGACTTTTGCGCTATTTTTTTTAATAGTTTTAATCATTCAAAAATATATTTTGTTTCTAAAACTTAAAAAATTATGCAAAGTGTAATTACCGATTTATCTCGATATATGGAATTTAATGAAGCAGAAAGCTTGGCTTTTAAGAGCATTCTCAAATTAAAAACGGTTAAAAAAAACGAACATATTTTACTCGAAGGAGATGTTTGTAATTACGGCATATTTATAGAAAAAGGCTGTATTCGGTATTATTATATGATTGAGGGAATAGAATCTACTGGTAATTTTTTCTTTGAAAATGATTGGTATTCTGATTTTGAAAGTTTTTTATATGGGAAACAGTCTTTGCAGAATATTGAAGCTCTAGAAGATTGTGTATTGTATTTGGCCTATAAAGAAGATTTTGACAAATTAGTTTCCAAATATCCTGTCTTTAATAATTTTTTACGGATTATGATGGAACGAACCATAAAAGGATTGACAGGAAAAAGTATGGCTATGACTCTTTTGCCTCCAGAAGACCGGTACCTGCGATTTATAAAACACTGCCCAAAAGTTGTCGAAAGAGTTTCCCTTAAACACATTGCCAGTTATTTGGGAGTGAAACCAGAGAGTTTAAGTCGGATAAGAACTCGATTAACTTTAAATAGTAAATCTTAACCCAAGTCAATTTTTAAGAAATTTCAGTGTTTTATTTTTGCTTTTATAATTGTAAAGCAAAATAAAATGAAACTTATATCACTGATTATTATACTACTTTTTAGTCTAATTTCTTCTGCTCAAACTGGAGTTGTAAAAGGCAAAATAATTGACAAACAATCTGAGAAACCTATAGCTGGAGCTAAAATTAGTTTAGTTGGAAATGAAAGTATCGAAATAGTTTCTGATACAGAAGGTAATTTTACATTATCTAACATTCCTATCGGAAGGCAGAATTTAAATATTAGTTTCAATGGCTATGAAAACTCTACCGTTTCTGATTTGGATGTGACCACTGGAAAAGATAATCTACTGACTATTTCGATAAATGAAAAATTTAATGTACTCGATGAAATCGTTGTTACTTCGGGTTCGGATAAAGCCAAAGCTATTAACAAAATGGCACTTGTTTCGGTTAAACAATTTACAACCGAAGAAGTAAATAGATATGCAGGAGGGAGAAGTGATGTGGCCCGATTAGTTTCAAATTTTGCAGGGGTTTCAACGGGAGACGATAGTCGAAACGATATTGTTGTCCGTGGAAATTCTCCATCAGGAATGTTATGGCGTATTGAAGGAATGCCCGTTCCTAGTCCCAACCATTTCTCTACTTTAGGAACTACTGGCGGGCCCGTTTCGGCATTAAATCCTAACCTTTTATCTAATTCTGACTTTCTAACTTCCGCTTTTCCTGCGGAATACGGAAATGCAATTGCAGGTGTTTTTGATTTGGGATTCCGAAAAGGAAATCCTGATGATTATGAGTATATGATTAGTGTTGGAGCTTACCCTGGATTGGAATTTATGGCCGAAGGACCGTTAGGAAAAAAAGGAGGCTCGTTTGTAGCTGCTGCCAGATATGGCTTTGTTGGAGCTATAGGATTGGCTGGAACTGAAGCGCAACCAAATTATAGTGATATCAGTTTTAACGTAGATTTTGGAAAAACCAAAATGGGTAATTTCTCAATTTTTGGAATTTATGGAGTTTCTGATATTGATTTTTTAGGAATCAAAATTGACGAAGAAGATCCTTTTGCAGCACAGGATGAAGACAGTTTCGTTACTTCCCAATTTGGTTCTTTTGGATTAAAACATACTTTAGATATTGGAACAAACTCTTATTTAAAAACCATAGTTGGTTACGCTACAGCTGGAAATACCTATAAAAATGATCGTTATTATGATTATCAAACGCCTGCTGAAAACAAATTACGTTTTATGGACACTAATAATTCTGAAAACAGAATTACATTTTCGACTTTATTCAATTCTAAGATCAATAAAAAAATAACACTGAGAGCTGGTCTGCTTTTTGAAAATTACACACTTGATTCTAAAGTATCCTCCCGCGATAGACAACAAGATAATGATGGTGATGGCTATCCCGATTTAGTAAAATTGATTACTCAAAATGGAAATTACAATATTGCACAGCCATTTGTTCAGGGACAGTTTCGATTGACCGAAAAATTAACTTTCAATGCGGGGCTTCACGGACAGTATTTCTCTATAAACGATGAATTTGTTCTTGAACCAAGAACGGCTTTATCTTACGCATTCAATCCCAAAAATGCAATTAGTTTTGGTTATGGTTTGCATCATCAAAGTGTGCCTGTCCCTATTTTATTCTTGAATGAATATGTAGATGGTATTCAAGTACAAACTAATAAAAATTTGGATTTAGTACAAAGTCAACATTATGTATTGGGTTATGATTTACGCTTAGCTAAAAAATGGAGAGGAAAAGTTGAAGTGTATTATCAAGACATAACTAAAGCTGGAGTTGAAACTTTTCCTAGCAGCTATTCAACTTTAACAGAGGGTGCAGATTTTGGATATTCTATAGATAAAACTTCTTTGGTGAGTAACGGAAAAGGATATAATCAGGGTGTTGAATTTACGGTCGAAAAATTTTTTAGTGAAGGCTATTACGGATTATTTACAACTTCACTTTTTGAAAGTAAATATAGTGGAAGTGATGATGTAGAACGAAATTCGCCTTTTAATAATGGCTATGTAATCAATATTTTGGGAGGAAAAGAATTTAAAATTGGAAAGGCAAAGAAAAATGTTTTTTCGATCGACACTAAATTTACTACAGCTGGAGGACGTTATTACACTCCTGTAGATTTAGACTCTTCTAACGATGCAGGGTATGAAATTAAAGATAATGCAAATGCCTTTAGTCAGCAATATGATGCCTACTTGAGATTAGACATTAAGTTTGGAATTAAGATTAATAGTAAATCCAAAAAAAGATTCCATCAGTTTTATGTTGATTTTCAAAATGTAACCAATCATACCAATGTTTTTGCAAAAGAATATAATAGGCTAACTAATAGTATTAATCAAAAAGATCAAATTGGATTTTCTCCAGATTTTGGATATAAGTTTCAGTTTTAGAAAAACTAAAAAGGCTTATCAAATTGATAAGCCTTTTTAGTTTTTAAAGATCCAAAGTAAGTTGTTCTGGCAAAAGTCTGAAACTCATTCTGTGGTATTTGGTAGGACCGTATTTTCGAATTGCTTCTCGGTGTTCCTTAGTTGGATACCCTTTGTTTTTTTTCCAATTATACATCGGGAATTCTTCGTGAATTTTATCCATATATTCATCACGATAGGTTTTTGCCAAAACCGATGCCGCAGCGATACTTAAATATTTAGAATCTCCTTTTATGATACTTTGATTAGGAATTGATTTCAGTAATTCAATTTCTTTTGCTGTGAATTTTTTTCCAGAATTATTTTTCAAACCCAATTTAGCGTTCAAAGCTCGATTGCCATCTACAATGATATATTCGGGAATTGGCGTTAATTTCAAAATACATTCCTGCATTCCTTTCATCGAAGCGTTGAGAATATTGATTTCGTCAATTTCAATTGGATATAAATGCGTTACTGCAAAAGTAATGGCTTGGGCTTCAATAATAGGTTTGAGTTTCTCTCGGACTTTTTCGGACAGTTGCTTACTGTCATTCAAAATACTGTTTTCAAAATCTATCGGCAAAATCACAGCGGCGGCGGTTACTGGACCTGCAAGACAACCGCGTCCAGCTTCGTCGGTACCAGTTTCTAGTAGGAATGAAGAGAAATTCTTTTGAAGCATAGTAAAATTTTTCGAGTAACAAATATTGTAATTTTTTATTGATTTTCTTGTGACATAAATAGTTTTTGGAAAAAATAATGGTGCGGTGATTCTACTTTGGTTGTTGGGACTGCGAGAAGGATAGAAGCAAACTACCGAAGTAGTGCGGATAGCCTGACAGCTGACCGATAAAAGGGCGTATACTCGCAAAGAGAAATAGCCCTTTTATTGGTCTAGTGGCTCGCCCAGATTATTTTGAAATAGAGAGTTGTGGTTTCCAAATAAATTATGTTTTATTGTTTAGTCTATAAATTGGAGTGTTTTTTTATTTATACGTTTTTATCCTTTACCTTTGCTCGATATATCAGTAAAATAATTGCCTAATTATAACCGTTTCAAATGAGGATTTTCTTTTCTTTAATTTTTTTAGCTTTTCCAATTCTCCTGTTTTCCCAGAAAAATAAACAGGTTAATAGTGCTAAAGAAATTGATTATAATAGTAAATACAATTCTTCGGATTCTATTAAGAAGAAAAAAGCGCCAGAGGCAACTTATGATATGTACCAGTTTATATCATTGGATCGTGACACTACTTATATCGATACGACTCAATCTATTAGAAAAGCGTATAGTCATAATTATTTGAGGAAAGACAATTTTGGTCTTTTAGCTTTTCCTAATGATGGACAAAGCTACAACACACTACAATATGGATTGAATGGTTTTTCGCCTTATCCAGAATTTGGTTTTACAGCAAAGCAATTTAATTACATGAAAGCCAATGACATCAAGTATGCCAATGTCGCAACACCTGTAACCGAACTGTATTTTAAAACTACCATCCAACAAGGGCAATCGGCTGATTCATATTTTGCGATAAATACATCTCCTAGACTTAATTTTTCTATTGCTTATAGAGCTTTACGTTCGGAAGGAAGATATATTAATCAGGAGTCTAAAACTGGAAATTTTAGATTTACAACGAGCTATAATACTAAAGATGGGCGTTATATTGCCAATATGCATTACACCTCTCAGAAAATTCAGAATGAAGAGAATGGCGGAATTAGTAATGTAAGTGATTTTACAAGCGGAGATTCCGAGTTTGACAATAGAGCGCGTTTAGGCGTTTACCTTGAAGATGCAAAGTCAACATTAAAAGGAAAACGTTTTTTCTTAGATCAAGCCTTTAGAATCAACCCAAAAAAGGCTGAAAATAATTTATATGTTACCGAACAGTTTAACTACGAAGAAATGTATTATGACTATACGCAGCAAACAGTACAGTCAACAGTTGGAGGGGAATTAGTAAGTCGTTTTGGTGAATCGTTTGTAACAAGTGGAATTAGCAATGAAACGAACTATAATAAAATGTATAATAAACTTGGAGTAGTTTATGAAAACATGACTTTAGGATCTTTTACTTTTTTTGCAGATGATTTACGCTCCAATTATTTCTACAATAATTATTTATACTTAGCTAATGATAAAGAAGTTACAAACTTGTTAAGTCAAAAAATAAATACTGTTGGAGCACAATACAATTATCGTAAAGATAAATGGAATGGTAAGATCTTATATTCAAAATCGATAACAAATCAAAATTTATCTAATTTAGATGCTTCAGCAGTGTATGATTGGAATGACGAGAACCAATTGTCCTTTCGTTATCAAAACATGAATAAGCTACCAAATAATAATTATAATTTATTTCAGAGTAGTTATGAGAGATACAACTGGTCTAACGATTTTGTGAGTGAAAAAATAAATTCTATTAGTGTTAATGCCGATACAAAATGGGTTTCGTTATCAATGCAACTGAATACGATAAAAGATCATTTGTTTTTTGCTGATAGTACTTCAGTTGCAGAAAGAGAAAAGAACATGCAAATAGTAGAACCAGCTCAATATGGTAAAGCCATAAATTATGCTTCGCTAAAGGTTGCCAGGGAATTTGTATTAGGAAATTGGGCTTTGGATAATACATTATTATTTCAAAAAGTAGATCAATCTGATGCCGTTTTGAATGTTCCTGAATTTGTAACTAGAAATACTTTATATTATTCTAATACATTGTTTAAAAAGAAATTATTCTTCCAAACAGGTATTGAATTTAATTATTTTACTAGTTATTACAGCAATAATTATAACCCTGTAATTGGAGAATTTTTTGTTCAGGATAGAGTAAAAATTGGTAACTCTCCTCTTGTTGATTATTTTGTGAATTTTAAAATACAACGTACCCGAATTTATTTTAAAGCAGAGCACATCAATTCTTTGTTTTCTAAAAATGATTATTTTTCAGACACCAATAATCCATATCGTGATTTCTTAATTCGTTTTGGATTAGTTTGGAATTTCTTTAATTAATTTTATAACAAAATCGGTCTAAAAAGTTAGTTTAAATAAAAAATAATACTAATTTTACTTCCATACGAACTATATAGAAATGCTATAGTTTAAGTTGTAACTTCTGAAAAATAACTAAATGGAATACTCTGAAAACATATTAGGAACAATTGGGAATACTCCTTTAGTAAAACTCAATAAAATAGTTGCAGGAATTGACGCCTTAGTTCTTGCCAAAGTGGAGACATTCAATCCTGGAAATTCGGTAAAAGACCGTATGGCAGTAAAAATGATCGAAGATGCTGAAGCAGATGGTCGTTTGCAACCAGGTGGAACTATAATTGAAGGGACTTCTGGAAATACAGGAATGGGACTTGCATTAGTAGCGATTATTAAAGGATATAAATTGATTTGTGTAATATCAGACAAACAATCCAAAGAAAAAATGGATATCCTTCGTGCTGTTGGTGCCAAAGTTGTGGTTTGTCCAACAGATGTAGAACCAACTGATCCTCGCTCCTATTATTCAGTTTCTAAAAGATTAGCAAAAGAAACACCTAATTCATGGTACGTAAATCAATATGACAACTTATCCAACTCACTTGCTCATTACGAGCAAACAGGTCCTGAAATCTGGAAACAAACCGAAGGAAAGATTACTCATTTTGTAGTTGGAGTCGGTACTGGAGGAACGATTTCGGGAGTTGGAAAATTCTTGAAAGAAAAAAATCCAAATATCAAAATTTGGGGAATTGATACTTATGGTTCTGTTTTTAAGAAATACCATGAAACAGGAATTTTTGATGAAAATGAAATTTATTCTTATATAACCGAAGGAATTGGCGAAGATATTTTACCCAAAAATGTTGATTTTTCTTTAATTGATGGTTTTACCAAAGTAACCGATAAAGATGCTGCGGTTTATACCAGAAAGATTGCACTTGAAGAAGGTATATTTGTTGGTAATTCAGCTGGCGCAGCTATAAAAGGTTTATTGCAACTTAAAGAGCATTTTAAACCCGAAGATGTGGTTGTGGTATTATTTCATGATTCAGGTAGTCGTTATGTAGGTAAAATGTTTAACGATGATTGGATGCGTGAGAGAGGATTCTTGGAAGATGATGTAACTAAAGCCGAAGATGTAATCAAAGATCATATTGATAAACCCTTGATTGTTGTCCGTACCGAAGAATTAGTTTCGCACGCCATTGAAAGAATGCGTAAATATAAAATATCTCAAATTCCAGTTATTGATGTTCACGGTTTTGTAGGCTCCGTTGATGAAAGTGATTTGTTCCAAAGTTATGTAGCTGATAAAAATGTAGCCGATAAGCCAATCAAAGAAGTTATGGGTAAACCATTTCCAATTGTAAAATTGGGAACTTCAATAGATGAATTGTATAAATTATTTACCAAAGAAAATGCTGCAGTATTGGTTGATTTAGGAAACGGAAATCATCATATCATTACGAAGTACGACATCATTGGATCTATGAAATAATCAGCTTAAGAATTTAATTATAAAACTTCAAATCTCAATTTTTAATTTAAAATATAAATGAATTTTACAGCAATAGATTTTGAAACAGCCACAGCCTATCATCCATGTTCTGTTGGAATTGTTACTGTAGAAAATGGTGTCATTGTAGATGAATTTGTAACTTTAATCAAACCGCCTAATAATGAATACAATCCTTTTACTATAAGAGTACATGGGATATACCCTAGAGATACTGCAAATGCGAAAACCTTTAAAGAAGTTTTTCCTGAAATTAAAAGAAGACTTCAAAATAGAGTTGTAGTAGCTCATAATGAAAGTTTCGATCGAAATGTTTTATCTAAATCTATGGCACTACACGGGCTTAATTATGATGATTTGAATATAGGTTCTCGTTGGGAATGTACCGTGAAAATATATAAATCGAAAGGTTTAAAACCAACAAAATTAAGTGATTGTTGCAAAGCTATGAAAATTGAACTGAACCATCACGAAGCTTTATCAGACGCAAGAGCTTGTGCAAAATTATATTTGCTTAGATAATTCTTTAAATAATTTGTGCTATTTTTTTTCTTTTTTACTGTAGGTTAAGTTGTCTTTTTTAGCTACTTTAGATTACTAGTCAAGTAACAAAATGTAAAAAAGCAACTGCATGAAAGAAGATTTTCTCCATTATCTCTGGAAGTTCAAAAAGTTTGACACTTTAAATCTAAAAACATACAATAAAGAGGAAATCATTATTAGTAATGTTGGGCAATATTTAGAATTGGCAGGCCCCGATTTCTTCAATGCACAAATTACTATTGCAAATCAAAAATGGGCAGGTAATGTTGAAATTCATGTCAAATCCTCGGATTGGTATGTGCATAATCATGAGAAAGATGCTGGTTATGAAAATGTAATTCTACATGTCGTTTGGGAGCATGATTCAGAAATTTTTAGAAGTGATAATTCCGAAATTCCTGTTCTTGAACTCAAAAATTACGTTAGCTCATCAATACTTGGTAATTATCAAAAGCTATTAACCCCTAAATCTTGGATTTTCTGCGAAAAACAATTAATAGAGATTCCAGAATTTACATTACATAATTGGCAAGAACGATTGTTTTTTGAACGTCTAGAAAGAAAATCAAAGCCAATACTAGAATTATTAGAGGCTACAAATAATGATTGGGAAACCGCATTGTTCTGTCTTTTAGCTAAAAATTTTGGATTGAACACCAATGGAGAAACGTTTCTTAAAATTGCTCAATCTATTCCTTTTTCAGTGATTCGTAAAGAATGTTTTGAAGTTGAAAACCTTGAAGCCCTATTATTTGGCGCAGCTGGATTATTGGATACAGATAAAGAAGATGCGTATTTTAAAGATTTGAAGTTTAGGTATTTTTATTTGCTTCATAAATATCAAATAGAAAAGAGTTTTATAGAACCCGTACAGTTTTTTAAACACAGACCAGATAATTTCCCTACGATTCGCCTTTCACAACTAGCGAACTTATTTCATAAACAACAGAATCTATTTTCTAAAATTAGCAACCTGAAAAGAGTTGAGGATATCTATGAAGTTTTTAATGTTTCGGTAACTTCATATTGGGAAACTCATTATCAATTCGATAAAGAAAGCCCAAAGAAAAAGAAACAATTATCTAAATCTTTTATGGATTTGTTGATTCTAAATACTGTTATTCCACTTCAATTTGCTTATGCCAAAAGTCAAGGCAAAGAAGATTCTGAGGATTTAATAACCATTTTGAATGATGTAGAAGCCGAAAATAATTCAATTGTAGAGAAATTTAACTCTTTTGGCATTAAGGCTAGAAATGCATTTCAAACACAATCATTATTACAACTCAAAAACGAATATTGCAACAAAAATAAATGTTTAGATTGTGCTATCGGAATCGAGTTAATAAAAAGATAGTGATTTATTAAATCATAAATTTTGTATTTTTGTCTAAACTCATAACCCAAAATTATGCGAGCAGTTATACGATTGAAATTCTTTTTGGAAAAATACGGCTTTCATGTATCATCACGATTAGCTGATAAATTAGGAATGCGAGTAACAAATGTTCGTTTGTTTTTTATCTATATCTCTTTTGTAACAGCAGGTCTAGGATTTGGAGTATATCTTACCTTGGCTTTTTGGATTAGATTGAAAGACTTAGTGCGTGCAAAACGTACTTCTGTTTTTGATTTGTAAAACATTTGATAAAAAAAAGAACTTCAAAACTGAAGTTCTTTTTTTTTTTACAAACTATAATTCAAATTAATACTCCATCGATAATTTGCAACTACGTTTCCAGCAGATAAATTTTGATTTATCGGAGCTAAATAGTTAAGACCGATAGAAAAGCGGTCTTTACCAATTTCTACACCAAATTTACCAAACAAAATATCTCCCGAAGTATTTACTAATTCCTGTCCATGTTGGTAATTACTATCATATACTTCACCGGCTAAACCAACCTGTGGCGCTATTGACAGACTATTCTTTTCATACAAATAATAAAAAGTTCCTGAGTAATTAAATTGATTTCCAAATTGATAATGCTTTTGATTTTCGGTTTTAATAACGTAATTGAGCATGGTATTCAAACCAAATTTGTTTCTTCTTATGGTATATTCGGTAGCCAATAAATAATCCCAACTACCTGTTCCAACCTGAAAACTCGGATTTACACCTTCGGAATTTGCTTCATTAAACTTTCCAGTTGGCGCTTTAAATCCACCTCCTAATTGCAAAGTATGACTCACTATTGTACTGTCTTTATGCGTTTGATACAAAGTGTACATTCCTAAAACAGTGATATCGCCAACTCCGTTTATATCTTCCATTCCAGTTGCTGTTTCTCTTTCGTGAAAATGATACGGAATCAAAGCTGAAATCTGTATTTTATTGCTAACAGGAATTCTTCCCCAAACCTGAACCGTATTGAAATTGTCAACATACCAAGGTGAATTACTATACAATCCATCATTTGTTTTGTATTGTTGATTGAAATAACGAATACCTACGAAATTAGCATTCAAAACAGAAGCAAATCCCATGCTCCCACCACTGGCAGAACATCCGCAGGCATCACAGTCGTCATCTTCAAATTCGAATTCAGATTCCACTTTCGAAAAATATTGAAATTTAGCAAAAGGATTGATTGTAGTTAGAGTGTCTTTTTCGGTTGCATTTGCCCATTGAAAAACAACTAGAAAAACGATTAGTATTTTTTTCATTTTTTTATTTTTTTGAAAATAGTTGCTAAGTAACTCAGAAACTTAGTTTCGTAGTAACTTAGCAACTTCTGATTTTAATATTCCGAAAATCGTTTATCAGTTAGATATTGATTATCGGTCAGTGTTTTTAGAAAAGCGATAACTTGGGACTTTTCTGTTTCAGTTAAAGGAATTCCCAGTTTGCTATTTTTATTCAAAATTGGATCTAATGTTTCAGATGCAACAACTCCCGAATTATAATGTTCCAAAACAGCTTCTAATGTAAACAATCGTCCATCATGCATGTATGGCGCTGTTTTCTCGATGTTACGTAAACTCGGCACTTTAAATTTATAATAATCGGTCGCCAATTCGGTAACCCGATAGCGCCCTACATCATTCACCGCTGGGTTTACAGACAATCCGTTATTTCGAAATGAATTATCAGTAAACAAATCGGTTGCATGACAGGTGGAACATTTTGTATTAAAAACTGCGTATCCATCTAATTCTTCCTGAGTAAGTGTTCCGCCAGATTCATGACGACGGTATTTATCAAAACGAGAATTGGATGAAGTTACCATAACCATAAATTGTCCTAAAGCTTTGAGCATATTCTCGGAGTTAATTTCTCCATCAGTAAAAGCAGTTTTGAACAATTTTTGATA
The Flavobacterium sp. 5 DNA segment above includes these coding regions:
- a CDS encoding Crp/Fnr family transcriptional regulator, which gives rise to MQSVITDLSRYMEFNEAESLAFKSILKLKTVKKNEHILLEGDVCNYGIFIEKGCIRYYYMIEGIESTGNFFFENDWYSDFESFLYGKQSLQNIEALEDCVLYLAYKEDFDKLVSKYPVFNNFLRIMMERTIKGLTGKSMAMTLLPPEDRYLRFIKHCPKVVERVSLKHIASYLGVKPESLSRIRTRLTLNSKS
- a CDS encoding TonB-dependent receptor, which gives rise to MKLISLIIILLFSLISSAQTGVVKGKIIDKQSEKPIAGAKISLVGNESIEIVSDTEGNFTLSNIPIGRQNLNISFNGYENSTVSDLDVTTGKDNLLTISINEKFNVLDEIVVTSGSDKAKAINKMALVSVKQFTTEEVNRYAGGRSDVARLVSNFAGVSTGDDSRNDIVVRGNSPSGMLWRIEGMPVPSPNHFSTLGTTGGPVSALNPNLLSNSDFLTSAFPAEYGNAIAGVFDLGFRKGNPDDYEYMISVGAYPGLEFMAEGPLGKKGGSFVAAARYGFVGAIGLAGTEAQPNYSDISFNVDFGKTKMGNFSIFGIYGVSDIDFLGIKIDEEDPFAAQDEDSFVTSQFGSFGLKHTLDIGTNSYLKTIVGYATAGNTYKNDRYYDYQTPAENKLRFMDTNNSENRITFSTLFNSKINKKITLRAGLLFENYTLDSKVSSRDRQQDNDGDGYPDLVKLITQNGNYNIAQPFVQGQFRLTEKLTFNAGLHGQYFSINDEFVLEPRTALSYAFNPKNAISFGYGLHHQSVPVPILFLNEYVDGIQVQTNKNLDLVQSQHYVLGYDLRLAKKWRGKVEVYYQDITKAGVETFPSSYSTLTEGADFGYSIDKTSLVSNGKGYNQGVEFTVEKFFSEGYYGLFTTSLFESKYSGSDDVERNSPFNNGYVINILGGKEFKIGKAKKNVFSIDTKFTTAGGRYYTPVDLDSSNDAGYEIKDNANAFSQQYDAYLRLDIKFGIKINSKSKKRFHQFYVDFQNVTNHTNVFAKEYNRLTNSINQKDQIGFSPDFGYKFQF
- a CDS encoding ribonuclease HII, which codes for MLQKNFSSFLLETGTDEAGRGCLAGPVTAAAVILPIDFENSILNDSKQLSEKVREKLKPIIEAQAITFAVTHLYPIEIDEINILNASMKGMQECILKLTPIPEYIIVDGNRALNAKLGLKNNSGKKFTAKEIELLKSIPNQSIIKGDSKYLSIAAASVLAKTYRDEYMDKIHEEFPMYNWKKNKGYPTKEHREAIRKYGPTKYHRMSFRLLPEQLTLDL
- a CDS encoding putative porin: MRIFFSLIFLAFPILLFSQKNKQVNSAKEIDYNSKYNSSDSIKKKKAPEATYDMYQFISLDRDTTYIDTTQSIRKAYSHNYLRKDNFGLLAFPNDGQSYNTLQYGLNGFSPYPEFGFTAKQFNYMKANDIKYANVATPVTELYFKTTIQQGQSADSYFAINTSPRLNFSIAYRALRSEGRYINQESKTGNFRFTTSYNTKDGRYIANMHYTSQKIQNEENGGISNVSDFTSGDSEFDNRARLGVYLEDAKSTLKGKRFFLDQAFRINPKKAENNLYVTEQFNYEEMYYDYTQQTVQSTVGGELVSRFGESFVTSGISNETNYNKMYNKLGVVYENMTLGSFTFFADDLRSNYFYNNYLYLANDKEVTNLLSQKINTVGAQYNYRKDKWNGKILYSKSITNQNLSNLDASAVYDWNDENQLSFRYQNMNKLPNNNYNLFQSSYERYNWSNDFVSEKINSISVNADTKWVSLSMQLNTIKDHLFFADSTSVAEREKNMQIVEPAQYGKAINYASLKVAREFVLGNWALDNTLLFQKVDQSDAVLNVPEFVTRNTLYYSNTLFKKKLFFQTGIEFNYFTSYYSNNYNPVIGEFFVQDRVKIGNSPLVDYFVNFKIQRTRIYFKAEHINSLFSKNDYFSDTNNPYRDFLIRFGLVWNFFN
- a CDS encoding pyridoxal-phosphate dependent enzyme, producing MEYSENILGTIGNTPLVKLNKIVAGIDALVLAKVETFNPGNSVKDRMAVKMIEDAEADGRLQPGGTIIEGTSGNTGMGLALVAIIKGYKLICVISDKQSKEKMDILRAVGAKVVVCPTDVEPTDPRSYYSVSKRLAKETPNSWYVNQYDNLSNSLAHYEQTGPEIWKQTEGKITHFVVGVGTGGTISGVGKFLKEKNPNIKIWGIDTYGSVFKKYHETGIFDENEIYSYITEGIGEDILPKNVDFSLIDGFTKVTDKDAAVYTRKIALEEGIFVGNSAGAAIKGLLQLKEHFKPEDVVVVLFHDSGSRYVGKMFNDDWMRERGFLEDDVTKAEDVIKDHIDKPLIVVRTEELVSHAIERMRKYKISQIPVIDVHGFVGSVDESDLFQSYVADKNVADKPIKEVMGKPFPIVKLGTSIDELYKLFTKENAAVLVDLGNGNHHIITKYDIIGSMK
- a CDS encoding 3'-5' exonuclease, producing MNFTAIDFETATAYHPCSVGIVTVENGVIVDEFVTLIKPPNNEYNPFTIRVHGIYPRDTANAKTFKEVFPEIKRRLQNRVVVAHNESFDRNVLSKSMALHGLNYDDLNIGSRWECTVKIYKSKGLKPTKLSDCCKAMKIELNHHEALSDARACAKLYLLR
- a CDS encoding DUF2851 family protein codes for the protein MKEDFLHYLWKFKKFDTLNLKTYNKEEIIISNVGQYLELAGPDFFNAQITIANQKWAGNVEIHVKSSDWYVHNHEKDAGYENVILHVVWEHDSEIFRSDNSEIPVLELKNYVSSSILGNYQKLLTPKSWIFCEKQLIEIPEFTLHNWQERLFFERLERKSKPILELLEATNNDWETALFCLLAKNFGLNTNGETFLKIAQSIPFSVIRKECFEVENLEALLFGAAGLLDTDKEDAYFKDLKFRYFYLLHKYQIEKSFIEPVQFFKHRPDNFPTIRLSQLANLFHKQQNLFSKISNLKRVEDIYEVFNVSVTSYWETHYQFDKESPKKKKQLSKSFMDLLILNTVIPLQFAYAKSQGKEDSEDLITILNDVEAENNSIVEKFNSFGIKARNAFQTQSLLQLKNEYCNKNKCLDCAIGIELIKR
- a CDS encoding PspC family transcriptional regulator — protein: MRAVIRLKFFLEKYGFHVSSRLADKLGMRVTNVRLFFIYISFVTAGLGFGVYLTLAFWIRLKDLVRAKRTSVFDL
- a CDS encoding cytochrome-c peroxidase; protein product: MQAKYLVLLILPFFWSCSDNDDEVYQNIPLAFEVPSNFPPLVYNLASNPPTEKGFELGKKLFYDGRLSSDGLVSCGFCHIQQDAFTHHGHTVSHGVDNAVGTRNTTPIQNLAYQTTFMYDGATDHLDLQPIIPFTNPVEMNGSFTKAIAMMKADPEYQKLFKTAFTDGEINSENMLKALGQFMVMVTSSNSRFDKYRRHESGGTLTQEELDGYAVFNTKCSTCHATDLFTDNSFRNNGLSVNPAVNDVGRYRVTELATDYYKFKVPSLRNIEKTAPYMHDGRLFTLEAVLEHYNSGVVASETLDPILNKNSKLGIPLTETEKSQVIAFLKTLTDNQYLTDKRFSEY